In Piliocolobus tephrosceles isolate RC106 chromosome 6, ASM277652v3, whole genome shotgun sequence, the following are encoded in one genomic region:
- the MLH3 gene encoding DNA mismatch repair protein Mlh3 isoform X6, with protein sequence MIKCLSVEVQAKLRSGLAISSLGQCVEELALNSIDAEAKCVAVRVNMETFQVQVIDNGFGMGSDDVEKVGNRYFTSKCHSVQDLENPRFYGFRGEALANIADMASAVEISSKKNRTMKTFVKLFQSGKALKACEADVTRPSAGTTVTVYNLFYQLPVRRKCMDPRLEFEKVRQRIEALSLMHPSISFSLRNDVSGSMVLQLPKTKDVCSRFCQIYGLGKSQKLREISFKYKQFELSGYISSEAHYNKNMQFLFVNKRLVLRTKLHKLVDFLLRKESIICKPKNGSTSRQMNSSLRHRSTPELYGIYVINVQCQFCEYDVCMEPAKTLIEFQNWDTLLFCIQEGVKMFLKQEKLFVELSGEDIKEFSEDNGFNLFDATLQKRVTSDERSNQGSFQEACNNILDSYEMFNLQSKAVKRKATAEDISTQNSRDLEAIRKNTNDAFLYIYESGGPGHSKMTEPSLQNKDSSCSESKMLGQETIVASEAGENEKHKKSCLEHSSLENPCGTSSEMFLSPFQTPCHFEKSGEDLEIWKESTTVNDMAANIMKNNRIQNQPERFKDATEVGCQPLPFATTLLGVHSAQTEREKKKVPSNCGRRNVFSYGRVKLCSTGFITHIVQNEKTKSTETEHAFKNYVRPGPTRAQETFGNRTCHSAETLDLKDLAGTLSKESGQLPNKKICRTNVSCGLENEPTATYAKFSTFQEDSKKSQTGCILSDISPAFPWYRHVSNDIKKTDKLIVSSKPIVRKKLSLSSQLGSLEKFKRQYGRVENPLDTEVEESNGVTTNLSPQVEPDILLKNKNRLDNSDVCKITTMKHSDSDSSCQPASHILDSEKFPFSKDEDCLEQQMPSLRESPMTLKELSLFNRKPLDFEKSSESLASKLSKRKGSERETQAMEMMSHFNELPNSDSSRKESKLCSVLTQDFCMLFKNEHEKTENGVIPTSDSATQDNSFNKNSKTHSNSNTTENCVISETPLVLPYDNSKVTSKYSDVLIRASEQHTGSPDSPSGMLMNLVEDATGDQNGICFQSEESKARACSETEESNTCRSNWQQHFDVALGRMVYVNRMTGLSTFIAPTEDIQAACTKDLTTVAVDVILENDTVDDTVSSESLQSLFSEWDNPVFARYPEVLQQVDSKFIACLMSTKTEENGEAGGNLLVLVDQHAAHERIRLEQLIIDSYEKQQAQGSGRKKLLSSTLIPPLEITVTEEQRRLLWCYHKNLEDLGLELVFPDTSDSLVLVGKVPLCFVEREANELRRGRSTVTKSIVEEFIREQVELLQTTGGIQGTLPLTVQKVLASQACHGAIKFNDGLSLQESCRLIETLSSCQLPFQCAHGRPSMLPLADIDHLEQEKQIKPNLAKLRKMAQAWRLFGKAECDTTQSLQQSMPPCEPP encoded by the exons ATGATCAAGTGCTTGTCAGTTGAAGTACAAGCCAAATTGCGTTCTGGTTTGGCCATAAGCTCCTTGGGCCAATGTGTTGAGGAACTTGCCCTCAACAGTATTGATGCTGAAGCAAAATGTGTGGCTGTCAGGGTGAATATGGAaaccttccaagttcaagtgatagACAATGGATTTGGGATGGGGAGTGATGATGTAGAGAAAGTGGGAAATCGTTATTTCACCAGTAAATGCCACTCGGTACAGGACTTGGAGAATCCAAGGTTTTATGGTTTCCGAGGAGAGGCCTTGGCAAATATTGCTGACATGGCCAGCGCTGTGGAAATTTCATCCAAGAAAAACAGGACAATGAAAACTTTTGTGAAACTGTTTCAGAGTGGAAAAGCCCTGAAAGCTTGTGAAGCTGATGTGACTAGACCAAGCGCTGGGACCACTGTAACAGTGTATAACCTATTTTATCAGCTACCTGTAAGGAGGAAATGCATGGACCCTAGACTGGAGTTTGAGAAGGTTAGGCAGAGGATAGAAGCTCTCTCACTTATGCACccctccatctctttctctttgagAAATGATGTTTCTGGTTCCATGGTTCTTCAGCTCCCTAAAACCAAAGACGTATGTTCCCGATTTTGTCAAATTTATGGATTGGGAAAGTCCCAAAAGCTGagagaaataagttttaaatataaacagtTTGAGCTTAGTGGCTATATCAGCTCTGAAGCACATTACAATAAGAATATGCAGTTTTTGTTTGTGAACAAAAGACTAGTTTTAAGGACAAAGCTACATAAACTCGTTGACTTTTTATTAAGGAAAGAAAGTATTATATGCAAGCCAAAGAACGGTTCCACCAGTAGGCAAATGAATTCAAGTCTTCGGCACCGGTCTACCCCAGAACTCTATGGCATATATGTAATTAATGTGCAGTGCCAATTCTGTGAGTATGATGTGTGCATGGAGCCAGCCAAAACTCTGATTGAGTTTCAGAACTGGGACACTCTCTTGTTTTGCATTCAGGAAGgagtgaaaatgtttttaaagcaagaaaaattatttgtggAATTATCAGGTGAGGATATTAAGGAATTTAGTGAAGATAatggttttaatttatttgatgCTACTCTTCAGAAGCGTGTGACTTCCGATGAGAGGAGTAACCAGGGCAGTTTCCAGGAAGcatgtaataatattttagattCCTATGAGATGTTTAATTTGCAATCAAAAGCTGTGAAAAGAAAAGCTACTGCAGAAGACATAAGCACACAGAATTCTAGGGATTTAGAAGCtatcagaaaaaatacaaatgatgcatttttatacatttatgaaTCAGGTGGTCCAGGCCATAGCAAAATGACAGAGCcatctttacaaaacaaagaCAGCTCTTGCTCAGAATCAAAGATGTTAGGACAAGAGACAATTGTAGCATCAGAagcaggagaaaatgagaaacataAAAAATCTTGCCTGGAACATAGCTCTTTAGAAAACCCATGTGGAACCAGTTCAGAAATGTTTTTAAGCCCTTTTCAGACACCATGTCACTTTGAAAAGAGTGGGGAGGATCtagaaatatggaaagaaagtaCTACTGTTAATGACATGGCTGCCAACATcatgaaaaataatagaattcagAATCAACCAGAGAGATTTAAAGATGCTACTGAAGTGGGATGCCAGCCTCTGCCTTTTGCGACAACATTATTGGGAGTACACAGTGCtcagacagagagggagaaaaaaaaagtgcctagCAATTGTGGAAGAAGAAATGTTTTTAGTTACGGACGAGTTAAATTATGTTCCACTGGCTTTATAACTCATATAgtacaaaatgagaaaactaaatcAACTGAAACAgaacatgcatttaaaaattatgttagacCTGGTCCCACACGTGCCCAAGAAACATTTGGAAATAGAACATGTCATTCAGCTGAAACTCTAGACCTCAAAGATTTAGCCGGCACTTTGAGTAAAGAATCTGGTCAATTGCCCAACAAAAAAATTTGCAGAACAAATGTAAGTTGTGGGCTAGAGAATGAACCTACAGCAACTTATGCAAAGTTTTCTACTTTTCAGGAAGATAGCAAAAAATCACAAACAGGTTGCATATTATCTGATATATCCCCCGCTTTCCCCTGGTATAGACACGTTTCAAATGATAtcaagaaaacagataaattaatTGTTTCCTCCAAACCAATCGTCCGTAAGAAGCTAAGCTTGAGTTCACAGCTAGGATCTTTAGAGAAGTTTAAGAGGCAATATGGGAGGGTTGAAAATCCTCTGGATACAGAAGTAGAGGAAAGTAACGGAGTCACTACCAATCTCAGTCCTCAAGTTGAACCTGACATTCTGCTGAAGAACAAGAACCGCTTAGACAACTCTGATGTTTGTAAAATCACTACTATGAAGCATAGTGATTCAGATAGTAGTTGCCAACCAGCAAGCCACATCCTTGACTCAGAGAAGTTTCCATTCTCCAAGGATGAAGATTGTTTAGAACAACAGATGCCTAGTTTGAGAGAAAGCCCCATGACCCTGAAGGAGTTATCTCTCTTTAATAGAAAACCTTTGGACTTTGAGAAGTCATCTGAATCACTAGCCTCTAAATTATCCAAACGGAAGGGTTCTGAAAGAGAAACTCAAGCAATGGAGATGATGAGTCATTTTAATGAACTTCCAAATTCAGATTCCAGTAGGAAAGAGAGCAAGTTGTGCAGTGTGTTAACAcaagatttttgtatgttatttaaaaatgaacatgaaaaaaCAGAGAATGGTGTCATCCCAACATCAGATTCTGCCACACAGGATAATTcctttaataaaaatagtaaaacacaTTCTAACAGCAATACAACAGAGAACTGTGTGATATCAGAAACTCCTTTGGTATTGCCCTATGATAATTCTAAAGTTACCAGTAAATATTCAGATGTTCTTATCAGAGCTTCAGAACAACACACAGGAAGTCCGGACTCTCCCAGTGGAATGTTAATGAATCTGGTAGAAGATGCCACAGGTGACCAAAATGGAATTTGTTTTCAAAGTGAGGAATCTAAAGCAAGAGCCTGTTCTGAAACGGAAGAGTCAAACACATGTCGCTCGAATTGGCAGCAGCATTTCGATGTAGCCCTGGGGAGAATGGTTTATGTCAACAGAATGACTGGACTCAGCACATTCATTGCCCCAACTGAGGACATTCAGGCTGCTTGTACTAAAGACCTGACAACTGTGGCTGTGGATGTCATACTTGAGAATG ATACTGTGGATGATACCGTTAGTAGCGAATCGCTTCAGTCTTTGTTCTCAGAATGGGACAATCCAGTATTTGCCCGTTATCCAGAG GTTCTCCAGCAAGTGGATAGCAAGTTTATTGCCTGTTTGATGAGCACTAAGACTGAAGAGAATGGCGAGGCAG GTGGAAACCTGCTCGTGCTGGTGGATCAGCATGCTGCCCATGAGCGTATCCGTCTGGAGCAGCTTATCATTG ATTCCTATGAGAAGCAACAGGCACAAGGCTCTGGTCGGAAAAAATTACTGTCTTCTACTCTAATTCCTCCACTAGAGATAACAGTGACAGAGGAACAAAGGAGACTCTTATG GTGTTACCACAAAAATCTGGAAGATCTGGGCCTTGAACTTGTATTTCCAGACACTAGTGATTCTCTGGTACTTGTGGGAAAAGTACCACTCTGTTTTGTGGAAAGAGAAGCCAATGAACTTCGGAGAGGAAGATCTACTGTGACCAAGAGTATCGTGGAG